In the genome of Deinococcus deserti VCD115, one region contains:
- a CDS encoding FAD-binding oxidoreductase: MSPEKQGLKPGLSRSRPRSEGNEAHPLGAELTRLLGPRKVLSSLSERLNYRYDAIQFGVTPVCVVLPESTADVVAVVKAARRAGLPIVGRGAASGLSGGAAPMEEAVVVSFTRMTGLQIFPERREAVAQSGVITLKVTEAARPHGLIYPPDPASFRTSTIGGNLGENAGGPLCFKYGVTGDYVRGLEFVDAEGEVYTLERDAYDLPGLLIGSEGTLGLITSATLRLAPPPVHTRTLLASFAEVGACAEAVSAAIAAGAVPSKLEFMDRACTNAVEDFLHLDLPRDAEAVLLVDTDGDDLETVQEELALVEAACVEAGGKVRRATTDAESAALWQARRSVSPALGRIRPQRMNEDIVVPRSVLPEVVREIRALGDASGFHLVQFGHIGDGNLHPNILFDPRRESMEAVHDLAHRIALVAIRYGGVLSGEHGIGTMKRAFMNDAVDPVTMSALRDVKAALDPAGALNPGKLLPDPLPAVSSQEPAHAGS, encoded by the coding sequence GTGAGCCCGGAAAAACAGGGCCTGAAGCCAGGACTCAGCCGCTCACGTCCCCGGTCGGAAGGCAACGAGGCGCACCCGCTGGGAGCCGAACTAACCCGCCTGCTGGGGCCGCGCAAGGTCCTGTCCAGCCTTTCTGAGCGCCTGAACTACCGCTACGACGCCATTCAGTTCGGGGTGACGCCGGTCTGCGTGGTCCTGCCGGAAAGTACGGCCGATGTGGTGGCTGTGGTGAAAGCCGCCCGGCGTGCGGGGCTCCCCATCGTGGGCCGGGGCGCGGCCAGCGGCCTCAGCGGGGGCGCGGCCCCCATGGAGGAAGCGGTCGTGGTGTCATTTACCCGCATGACCGGCCTGCAGATTTTCCCAGAGAGGCGGGAGGCGGTGGCCCAGTCCGGGGTCATTACCCTGAAGGTCACCGAGGCGGCACGTCCACATGGACTGATCTATCCGCCTGATCCGGCCAGCTTCCGCACCAGCACCATCGGGGGGAATCTGGGGGAAAATGCGGGGGGGCCGCTGTGTTTCAAGTACGGCGTCACGGGTGATTACGTGCGCGGCCTGGAATTCGTGGATGCGGAGGGCGAGGTGTATACCCTCGAGCGGGACGCCTATGACCTGCCGGGCCTGTTGATCGGGTCCGAAGGCACCCTGGGCCTGATTACCTCCGCGACCCTGCGTCTGGCACCGCCCCCGGTACACACCCGCACCCTGCTGGCCAGCTTTGCAGAGGTTGGTGCATGTGCCGAGGCCGTCAGCGCGGCCATTGCTGCCGGCGCGGTGCCCAGCAAGCTGGAATTTATGGACCGCGCCTGCACCAACGCCGTAGAGGACTTTCTTCACCTGGACCTGCCGAGAGACGCCGAAGCTGTGCTGCTGGTCGACACCGACGGCGATGACCTGGAAACCGTTCAGGAAGAACTGGCCCTGGTGGAAGCTGCCTGCGTGGAGGCAGGTGGAAAGGTCCGCCGCGCCACCACCGACGCCGAAAGCGCTGCCCTGTGGCAGGCGCGGCGCAGCGTGTCGCCGGCCCTGGGCCGCATCCGCCCCCAGCGGATGAACGAGGACATCGTGGTGCCCCGCAGTGTCCTGCCGGAAGTCGTGCGCGAGATCCGGGCACTAGGGGATGCCAGCGGATTTCATCTGGTGCAGTTCGGGCACATCGGAGACGGAAACCTGCACCCCAACATCCTCTTCGATCCCCGGCGCGAATCCATGGAAGCCGTGCACGATCTGGCGCACCGGATTGCCCTGGTGGCTATCCGCTATGGCGGGGTACTGAGCGGTGAGCACGGTATCGGCACCATGAAACGAGCCTTTATGAATGACGCAGTTGACCCGGTTACCATGAGCGCCCTGCGGGACGTGAAAGCAGCCCTGGACCCCGCTGGTGCCCTGAACCCCGGCAAGCTGCTGCCCGATCCTCTTCCGGCCGTTTCTTCCCAGGAGCCCGCGCATGCCGGTTCTTGA
- the glcF gene encoding glycolate oxidase subunit GlcF, producing the protein MNHDIPVLQIGPQGEVMAHGVDACVHCGFCLPACPTYTLLGDEMDSPRGRIVLMKEVLERALPLEDAAPHLDRCLGCLGCVSACPSGVPYGELITAFRGWSEPQRQRSPLDRAKRFAILKALPAPKLFSVAARVGQYAKPLGPMLPAALRAPLDLLPESVPAMQPSPALTPAQGPRRGRVAFLVGCAQQALAPNFNAATLRVLARNGIEVVIPEGQGCCGAAALHTGARDEALKLVRANLKAFNPDDYDAILSNAAGCGAGLKEYPAVLHGLPDEAQARAFSAKVQDISEYLYGLLRSGDLTAPMPASRPLKVAYHDACHLAHAQGVRMAPRQLLRSIPGVEVIEIPEGDLCCGSAGTYNLEQPELASQLGARKAGHILGTQPDLVVSGNIGCHTQIQSHVRRQGSRVPVMHTVELLDLAYKGEL; encoded by the coding sequence TTGAACCACGACATTCCGGTGCTGCAGATCGGCCCCCAGGGCGAGGTGATGGCGCATGGCGTCGACGCCTGCGTGCACTGCGGCTTTTGTCTGCCTGCCTGCCCAACGTATACGCTCCTTGGTGACGAGATGGACAGCCCACGCGGGCGCATTGTCCTGATGAAGGAAGTCCTTGAAAGAGCCCTTCCTCTGGAGGACGCCGCACCCCACCTGGACCGCTGTCTGGGTTGCCTGGGCTGTGTCAGCGCCTGTCCCAGTGGGGTGCCGTACGGCGAACTGATCACCGCGTTCCGGGGATGGAGTGAGCCGCAGCGCCAGCGCTCTCCGCTGGACCGGGCCAAACGCTTCGCCATTCTCAAGGCCCTGCCGGCGCCCAAGCTGTTCAGCGTGGCCGCCCGCGTGGGACAGTACGCCAAACCATTGGGGCCCATGCTGCCCGCAGCACTTCGGGCGCCCCTTGACCTGCTGCCTGAATCGGTGCCGGCCATGCAGCCCAGTCCAGCGTTGACGCCCGCACAGGGACCCCGCCGGGGCCGCGTAGCGTTTCTCGTGGGCTGCGCACAGCAGGCGCTGGCCCCCAATTTCAACGCGGCGACCCTGCGGGTGCTGGCGCGCAACGGAATCGAGGTCGTCATCCCGGAAGGCCAGGGCTGCTGCGGAGCTGCGGCGCTGCACACCGGCGCACGGGACGAGGCCCTCAAACTGGTCCGCGCCAACCTGAAGGCCTTCAACCCTGATGACTACGACGCCATCTTGTCCAACGCCGCCGGTTGCGGCGCCGGCCTCAAGGAGTATCCGGCTGTGCTGCATGGGCTGCCCGACGAAGCGCAGGCCCGGGCCTTTTCTGCCAAGGTGCAGGACATCAGCGAGTATCTCTACGGCCTGCTGCGCAGCGGTGACCTGACAGCGCCCATGCCTGCTTCGCGCCCGCTGAAGGTCGCCTATCACGACGCCTGCCATCTGGCGCACGCGCAGGGCGTCCGTATGGCGCCCCGTCAGCTGCTGCGCTCCATTCCCGGCGTAGAGGTCATTGAAATTCCGGAAGGCGACCTGTGCTGCGGCTCAGCCGGAACCTACAACCTGGAGCAGCCGGAACTGGCTTCACAGCTCGGAGCCCGCAAGGCTGGCCATATCCTGGGCACCCAGCCGGATCTGGTCGTCAGCGGCAACATCGGTTGCCACACCCAGATTCAAAGTCACGTGCGCCGGCAGGGCAGCCGGGTGCCGGTCATGCACACGGTCGAACTGCTTGATCTGGCCTACAAGGGCGAACTGTGA
- a CDS encoding MFS transporter: protein MQARSAVTVPVARHATAIAVAVTAGHFINDAYSAMLTPLTPALQAKYGVSIAAVTFLSSVYSLTSSVLQPVLGILGERIDRRYAAALGPLMTGLGLTMMGFVPWFGALVLLVAVAGFGSGFFHPAGAAYVAQHSPPDKRGLWASLFSAGGTGGMALGPVFAGVGLTHLPWFALIGAVLAAVTFAVTPSGRQQSRRVGLREYVGIFRGPIVWLWGMAVLRSLASMGYNAMLPFMLLAKGFGAREVGITLAVYSVASALGGILGGRYSDRYGRTPVLRAAILTTIPFFAALILSSPANWWFYPLTFLVGAAVNASIPVGVVTAQEYAPGHVAVASSIMMGFSWGFAGLLVFLVGALADVTTPQAAAMASLALLIPSAMIAYRLPEPKRAEFE from the coding sequence ATGCAGGCACGCAGCGCCGTTACCGTTCCCGTAGCCCGGCACGCCACCGCCATTGCCGTGGCGGTAACAGCCGGGCACTTCATCAATGACGCGTACAGTGCCATGCTGACTCCGCTGACGCCTGCCTTGCAGGCCAAATATGGCGTCAGTATTGCGGCTGTTACTTTTCTGTCCAGTGTGTACTCATTGACCAGCAGTGTGCTGCAGCCTGTCCTGGGCATTCTTGGGGAGCGTATTGACCGGCGCTACGCGGCTGCACTGGGCCCGCTGATGACCGGTCTGGGCCTGACCATGATGGGCTTTGTTCCGTGGTTCGGCGCTCTGGTGCTGCTGGTGGCGGTTGCTGGGTTTGGCAGTGGATTCTTTCACCCGGCAGGAGCGGCCTATGTTGCGCAGCACAGCCCACCTGACAAACGGGGCTTATGGGCCAGTCTGTTCAGTGCAGGGGGCACCGGGGGCATGGCCCTGGGGCCAGTGTTCGCGGGAGTTGGCCTGACGCACCTGCCCTGGTTTGCGCTGATCGGGGCGGTGCTTGCCGCAGTGACCTTTGCCGTCACGCCCAGCGGGCGCCAGCAGTCCCGGCGGGTTGGCCTGCGCGAGTACGTAGGAATCTTCCGGGGGCCCATCGTCTGGCTGTGGGGCATGGCGGTGCTGCGGTCCCTGGCCAGCATGGGATACAACGCCATGCTGCCGTTCATGTTGCTGGCCAAGGGTTTCGGCGCCCGTGAGGTGGGCATCACGCTGGCTGTGTACTCGGTGGCCAGCGCCCTTGGAGGCATTCTTGGCGGCCGGTACAGCGACCGTTACGGCCGGACACCCGTGCTGCGGGCCGCCATCCTGACCACCATTCCTTTTTTCGCTGCGCTTATTCTGAGCAGCCCGGCGAACTGGTGGTTCTACCCTCTGACCTTCCTGGTCGGCGCAGCCGTGAACGCCAGCATTCCGGTTGGTGTGGTAACCGCGCAGGAGTATGCACCGGGCCACGTCGCGGTGGCCAGCAGCATCATGATGGGCTTTTCCTGGGGCTTTGCCGGATTACTGGTGTTTCTGGTGGGTGCCCTGGCTGACGTGACGACCCCACAGGCTGCAGCTATGGCCAGCCTGGCGCTGCTCATTCCCAGCGCCATGATCGCCTACCGGCTTCCAGAGCCCAAGCGAGCTGAGTTCGAGTAA
- a CDS encoding isoprenylcysteine carboxyl methyltransferase family protein, giving the protein MKARAFAPWLTGAIAVQRLLELRVARANERWAREHGAQEYGQNHYPLFFVLHPAWMLALLLEGRAAGGRVRLWALLLFVLAQPLRLWVIRSLGRYWNTRILIVPGGERVTSGPFRYVKHPNYAVVALELATAPLALGAWRTALAFTVLNAALLLLIRIPAEERALAAYRQQS; this is encoded by the coding sequence ATGAAGGCGCGGGCCTTTGCCCCCTGGCTGACTGGAGCCATCGCCGTGCAGCGCCTGCTGGAACTGCGGGTGGCCCGGGCCAACGAGCGCTGGGCCCGCGAACACGGCGCGCAGGAGTACGGGCAGAACCACTATCCGCTGTTTTTTGTGTTGCACCCGGCCTGGATGCTGGCCCTGCTGCTGGAGGGCCGCGCTGCTGGGGGACGCGTCAGGCTGTGGGCACTGCTGCTGTTCGTCCTGGCGCAGCCTTTGCGCCTGTGGGTCATCCGCAGTCTGGGGCGATACTGGAATACCCGCATTCTTATTGTTCCCGGAGGCGAGCGCGTTACGAGCGGGCCCTTCCGGTATGTCAAGCACCCCAACTACGCGGTGGTAGCCCTGGAACTGGCCACAGCGCCCCTGGCCCTGGGCGCGTGGCGCACGGCCCTGGCTTTCACCGTGCTGAACGCTGCGCTGCTTCTTCTGATCCGGATTCCAGCCGAGGAGCGGGCCCTGGCGGCCTACCGGCAGCAGTCCTGA
- the meaB gene encoding methylmalonyl Co-A mutase-associated GTPase MeaB, whose protein sequence is MSLPDTLLERYRSGDLRALARAITLAEAGLEAARPLLRAAREKSASGAAHRAVVVGVTGSPGSGKSTLTDSLIAALRARGQRVAVLAVDPSSPYSGGAILGDRIRMLRHHADSGVFVRSLASRGALGGLSARTMQVLALMDGAGFDWVILETVGVGQSEVDVAAACDHTLLVLTPAGGDGVQAFKAGIMEIADVIAVNKSDLPGADRTVRELMAAQGLGAHDEHTWMSPIRKTIASKGEGIDTVIAAVEKHRAWLGEEGLQTRRERRAEFEVRSLVQERLLQRARSAAHDLYARVARGELDADAAADTLLTVQA, encoded by the coding sequence ATGAGCCTGCCCGACACCCTGCTTGAGCGCTACCGCTCCGGCGATCTTCGTGCCCTGGCACGGGCCATCACCCTGGCCGAAGCAGGGCTGGAGGCTGCCCGTCCGCTGCTGCGTGCTGCGCGTGAAAAGTCGGCCAGCGGGGCCGCACACCGCGCGGTGGTGGTGGGGGTGACCGGCAGTCCCGGCAGTGGCAAAAGCACCCTGACCGACTCGCTGATTGCGGCGCTGCGGGCGCGCGGACAGCGGGTGGCCGTCCTGGCCGTGGACCCCAGCAGCCCTTACAGCGGCGGGGCGATTCTGGGTGACCGTATCCGGATGCTGCGCCACCACGCCGACAGCGGTGTCTTCGTGAGGTCTCTGGCCAGCCGGGGAGCCCTGGGTGGGCTTTCGGCGCGTACCATGCAGGTGCTGGCTCTCATGGACGGCGCTGGCTTCGACTGGGTGATTCTGGAAACCGTCGGGGTTGGGCAAAGTGAGGTGGACGTGGCCGCGGCGTGTGACCATACCCTGCTGGTCCTCACGCCGGCCGGAGGCGACGGGGTGCAGGCGTTCAAGGCCGGCATCATGGAGATTGCAGACGTGATTGCCGTGAATAAAAGTGACCTGCCGGGAGCGGACCGCACCGTCCGTGAGCTGATGGCCGCGCAGGGCCTGGGGGCTCACGACGAGCACACCTGGATGTCGCCTATCCGCAAAACCATCGCCTCTAAAGGCGAGGGCATAGACACAGTCATTGCAGCTGTCGAAAAGCACCGTGCCTGGCTTGGAGAAGAAGGCCTGCAGACCCGCCGCGAACGCCGCGCGGAATTCGAGGTGCGTTCTCTGGTGCAGGAGCGGCTGCTGCAGCGTGCCCGCAGCGCCGCACATGACCTTTATGCCCGGGTGGCCCGCGGCGAACTTGATGCCGACGCTGCCGCTGATACCCTGCTGACTGTGCAGGCATGA
- a CDS encoding histidine phosphatase family protein, giving the protein MTRRLAPFGFTAPDRSVATEFWVVRHGESTWNMDGRYQGQTDVPLSHVGVLQAASLAERLTGLHFDAVYTSDLIRASQTADAVAERLAGAPVVQPDYALREINVGELAGLVIADIRARYPEYLEALAQDSWTTRRPGGESMEDLFERCGAAFHRLRERHPGQRVLVFTHGGVVRVAVGLALGGVPAHAWSRLSVTNSSITRVLLGPDSGTLLGFNDDAHLENLLEATEADDVLGQSP; this is encoded by the coding sequence TTGACCAGACGCCTTGCCCCCTTTGGCTTCACCGCGCCCGACCGGAGCGTCGCTACCGAATTCTGGGTGGTTCGTCATGGGGAAAGCACCTGGAACATGGACGGCCGTTACCAGGGGCAGACGGACGTGCCGCTGAGCCATGTGGGCGTGCTTCAGGCCGCCAGTCTCGCCGAGCGCCTGACCGGCCTGCATTTCGATGCGGTGTACACCAGTGACCTGATCCGCGCCTCCCAGACTGCCGATGCGGTGGCCGAGCGTCTGGCAGGGGCGCCAGTGGTCCAGCCGGACTACGCTCTGCGTGAGATCAACGTGGGCGAACTGGCTGGACTGGTCATTGCTGATATTCGCGCCCGCTATCCCGAGTACCTGGAGGCTCTGGCCCAGGATTCCTGGACCACCCGCCGCCCTGGCGGGGAGAGCATGGAAGACCTATTCGAGCGCTGTGGGGCGGCCTTCCACCGCCTGCGCGAGCGTCATCCTGGCCAGCGGGTGCTGGTCTTTACGCATGGCGGCGTGGTCCGGGTGGCTGTGGGCCTGGCGCTGGGCGGCGTTCCGGCACATGCCTGGTCGCGCCTGAGCGTCACGAACTCCAGCATCACGCGGGTGCTGCTGGGGCCCGACAGTGGAACGCTGCTGGGTTTCAATGACGATGCCCACCTGGAAAATCTGCTGGAGGCCACCGAGGCCGACGACGTGCTGGGGCAGTCTCCCTGA
- the purM gene encoding phosphoribosylformylglycinamidine cyclo-ligase, with amino-acid sequence MKDSNTDAAPQGASAYERAGVSIDAGHRAVELMKGAVARTHGPEVLGGIGGFGGLFRAAFGTLTDPVLVASTDGVGTKTKVAVRVGRYGGLGADIVNHCVNDILVQGARPLFFLDYVAMGRLKPEAVAEVVTGAAQACEALGVALLGGETAEMPGVYVEGELDIVGTIVGVVDRPRLVDGQRIEVGDSVIALPSSGLHTNGFSLARMALDGLDWDEARSDLGGQSLAEVLPVPHRSYLQAHAALESAGVDIRGMAHITGGGLVDNPPRVFPAGIGMRVDTSSWSVPPLFELIVREAQVERLEAFRALNMGVGFLFIVPAAQREQALRVLASAGEQPWVIGEMIAGQGVSFSESAAENGVTT; translated from the coding sequence ATGAAGGACAGCAACACCGACGCAGCACCCCAGGGGGCGTCTGCCTACGAACGCGCGGGGGTCAGTATCGACGCCGGACACCGCGCCGTTGAACTTATGAAAGGGGCCGTAGCCCGCACGCACGGCCCCGAAGTACTGGGGGGCATCGGCGGTTTCGGCGGTCTGTTCCGCGCTGCATTCGGCACCCTGACCGACCCGGTGCTGGTGGCCAGCACAGACGGCGTGGGAACCAAGACCAAGGTGGCCGTGCGGGTTGGGCGCTACGGCGGCCTGGGCGCCGACATCGTCAACCACTGCGTCAACGACATTCTGGTGCAGGGCGCCCGGCCGCTGTTCTTCCTCGATTATGTGGCCATGGGACGCCTCAAGCCCGAGGCCGTGGCCGAGGTCGTGACCGGCGCCGCCCAGGCCTGTGAAGCTCTGGGCGTGGCTCTGCTGGGCGGAGAGACCGCCGAGATGCCCGGCGTGTATGTCGAGGGTGAACTGGATATTGTGGGGACCATTGTCGGCGTCGTGGACCGGCCCCGACTCGTGGACGGTCAGCGCATTGAGGTCGGCGACAGTGTGATTGCGCTGCCCAGCTCAGGGCTGCATACCAACGGGTTCTCGCTGGCCCGCATGGCCCTGGACGGCCTCGACTGGGACGAGGCCAGAAGTGATCTGGGTGGTCAGTCCCTGGCCGAAGTTCTCCCAGTGCCGCACCGCAGCTACCTCCAGGCACACGCGGCGCTGGAATCGGCCGGGGTGGACATCCGGGGGATGGCGCACATCACAGGTGGCGGCCTGGTGGACAATCCGCCGCGGGTGTTTCCAGCTGGCATCGGCATGCGGGTAGACACCTCCTCCTGGAGCGTGCCGCCGCTGTTTGAACTGATCGTGCGTGAGGCGCAGGTCGAACGTCTGGAAGCGTTCCGTGCCCTGAATATGGGCGTGGGCTTCCTGTTTATTGTGCCGGCAGCGCAACGTGAGCAGGCGCTGCGGGTCCTCGCCTCAGCCGGCGAGCAGCCCTGGGTGATTGGCGAGATGATTGCCGGCCAGGGGGTCAGCTTTTCGGAAAGTGCCGCTGAAAACGGAGTCACCACTTGA
- a CDS encoding TVP38/TMEM64 family protein produces MTLVRTSPPRYLRWLILAGVPAVLLGLGLIPDVRDFLIQGYAALTSTDPAVTQAFVEDLGWAGPLALIAGFVLQAVLPVLPALVMTAVTARAYGPVEGFFIVYAGTLLGAVAGYWLGRSVGNSLVRVLVGETARRKAYDFAERYGVQGILMVRLMPILSADAMNLVAGAAQMPFRPFMLATAAGAVPVTLLVVWLSGSGERLLWGLGGLSVLVALVAGGRWWLAQRAAAP; encoded by the coding sequence GTGACCCTCGTCCGTACCTCTCCGCCCCGCTACCTGCGCTGGCTGATCCTGGCTGGTGTCCCGGCTGTATTGCTGGGACTGGGCCTGATCCCGGACGTGCGTGATTTTCTGATCCAGGGCTATGCCGCTCTGACTTCCACCGACCCGGCCGTGACGCAGGCCTTCGTCGAGGACCTGGGGTGGGCCGGCCCGCTGGCCCTGATTGCCGGCTTTGTGCTGCAAGCGGTGCTGCCGGTGCTGCCGGCGCTGGTCATGACCGCGGTAACAGCGCGCGCCTACGGACCAGTGGAAGGGTTTTTCATCGTTTACGCCGGCACGTTGCTGGGAGCGGTAGCCGGCTACTGGCTGGGCCGCTCCGTGGGCAACTCGCTGGTGCGGGTACTGGTCGGAGAGACCGCGCGGCGCAAGGCTTACGATTTTGCAGAGCGCTACGGGGTGCAGGGCATCCTGATGGTCCGCCTGATGCCGATTCTGAGCGCCGACGCCATGAACCTGGTGGCTGGCGCCGCGCAGATGCCGTTCCGTCCGTTCATGCTGGCCACGGCGGCAGGCGCGGTGCCGGTCACACTGCTGGTGGTATGGCTGTCCGGCTCGGGGGAGCGGCTGCTGTGGGGCCTGGGGGGCCTCTCGGTGCTGGTAGCGCTGGTGGCTGGAGGGCGCTGGTGGCTGGCGCAGCGGGCAGCAGCGCCCTGA
- a CDS encoding MBL fold metallo-hydrolase, which produces MSSAPTLTFLGTADSKGVPRFWCGCAVCTEARAGGCNRRTRTGLLLRAAGQTVLFDASADLHAQLARLPEPVVPDAALISHAHNDHLLGLGDLLDYVHYARGSLQVYAPQTTLPDIQARFAYAFRASAPVRVLPEDGVMLAGLSLRAFQVPHGANGQSHAFRLERPGWAAVIMTDAIDVPSEIAGVWLQDLDLLVLGTSFADESGSPRSGRSVYDIQEALELPWARAAGRVVLTHLSHGVDARAVVLPEGWSLAYDGLSVTLE; this is translated from the coding sequence GTGAGTTCCGCGCCCACCCTGACCTTTCTGGGCACGGCCGACAGCAAAGGCGTGCCGCGCTTCTGGTGTGGCTGCGCAGTCTGTACCGAGGCCCGTGCCGGCGGCTGCAACCGCCGCACCCGCACGGGGCTGCTTCTGCGTGCGGCAGGTCAGACTGTGTTGTTCGACGCCAGCGCAGACCTTCACGCCCAGCTTGCACGCCTTCCTGAGCCGGTTGTGCCGGACGCGGCGCTGATCAGTCACGCGCACAATGACCACCTGCTCGGCTTGGGAGATCTGCTGGACTACGTGCACTACGCCCGCGGGTCCCTGCAGGTGTATGCGCCGCAGACGACCCTCCCCGATATTCAGGCCCGCTTTGCCTATGCCTTTCGGGCTTCCGCCCCGGTACGAGTCCTGCCGGAAGACGGTGTCATGCTGGCTGGCCTGAGCCTACGGGCTTTTCAGGTGCCTCACGGTGCCAACGGCCAGAGTCATGCCTTCCGCCTGGAGCGTCCTGGCTGGGCAGCCGTGATCATGACTGACGCTATTGACGTGCCTTCTGAGATCGCGGGCGTGTGGCTGCAGGACCTGGACCTGCTTGTTCTTGGAACGTCCTTTGCAGATGAATCGGGCTCGCCGCGCAGCGGACGCAGCGTGTACGACATCCAGGAAGCGCTGGAACTTCCCTGGGCGCGTGCCGCTGGCCGGGTGGTGCTGACTCACCTGTCTCACGGTGTAGACGCACGCGCCGTGGTCCTGCCTGAAGGCTGGTCCCTGGCTTATGACGGCCTGAGTGTCACCCTGGAGTGA
- the trpC gene encoding indole-3-glycerol phosphate synthase TrpC, with translation MTRPPPEPSLPPLNLSAVPGVLGRIVSERAADYDGADPALGPVRPAARRFEAALQSPGLSLIAEIKRASPSQGAIAPLDPVDAAQAYRQGGAAALSVLTEPRHFDGHPDFLRAVVGAVDLPALRKDFVIHPAMLREAADWGASAALLMVSVLGEATAAYLEMAHHLGLDALVEVHSDSELDLALESGARIIGVNNRDLTTLHIDLDVSPRLIRRAREAGFGGVLVAESGYRTPADLAQVRGLADAVLVGSSLAGSADLAQATRDLLRE, from the coding sequence ATGACCCGCCCGCCGCCTGAGCCCAGCCTGCCGCCCCTGAACCTGAGCGCCGTTCCAGGCGTGCTGGGGCGCATCGTGTCCGAGCGCGCCGCGGATTATGACGGCGCAGACCCGGCGCTTGGTCCGGTTCGCCCGGCAGCGCGGCGCTTCGAGGCGGCGCTGCAGAGCCCGGGCCTGAGTCTGATTGCTGAGATCAAGCGGGCAAGCCCCAGCCAGGGAGCCATTGCGCCGCTTGATCCGGTGGACGCTGCGCAGGCCTACCGGCAGGGCGGCGCCGCAGCCCTGAGTGTGCTGACCGAACCGCGGCATTTCGACGGCCACCCCGACTTTCTGCGGGCCGTGGTAGGGGCGGTGGACCTGCCTGCCCTGCGCAAGGACTTCGTGATTCATCCTGCCATGCTGCGGGAAGCGGCGGACTGGGGCGCCTCGGCCGCGCTGCTGATGGTCAGTGTTCTGGGAGAGGCAACCGCGGCTTACCTGGAAATGGCCCATCACCTGGGTCTGGACGCCCTGGTGGAGGTCCACAGCGACTCGGAACTGGACCTGGCCCTGGAGAGCGGCGCACGCATCATCGGGGTCAACAACCGCGACCTGACCACGCTGCACATTGATCTGGACGTCAGCCCGCGGCTGATCCGCCGCGCGCGCGAGGCCGGCTTCGGCGGCGTTCTGGTGGCCGAAAGCGGATACCGGACGCCTGCTGACCTTGCTCAGGTCCGTGGCCTGGCCGACGCGGTGCTGGTCGGCAGCAGTCTGGCAGGCAGCGCAGATCTGGCTCAGGCCACCCGGGACCTGCTGCGCGAGTGA
- the hpt gene encoding hypoxanthine phosphoribosyltransferase, whose translation MSIAPGNGPVQITQEQLQARIQELASRIRQDYAGREPHLICVLNGAFMFHADLVRALNLPCTIDFLQASSYGNAKQSSGEVKIVKDLQFPISDRHVILVEDIVDTGITMNYLLHYLEGRGPTSLKIAALLSKPSRRKVEIPVEYLGFTIPDAFVYGYGLDRAQFDRNLPFITSQE comes from the coding sequence ATGAGTATCGCCCCCGGTAATGGCCCCGTGCAGATCACGCAGGAGCAGCTTCAGGCCCGCATTCAGGAGCTCGCGTCCAGGATCCGTCAGGATTACGCCGGGCGTGAACCTCACCTGATCTGCGTACTCAACGGTGCATTCATGTTTCACGCTGACCTTGTGCGTGCCCTGAACCTGCCCTGCACCATCGACTTCCTGCAGGCCAGCAGCTATGGCAACGCCAAACAGAGCAGCGGCGAGGTCAAGATCGTCAAGGACCTGCAGTTTCCGATCAGCGACCGTCACGTCATTCTGGTCGAGGACATCGTGGACACCGGCATCACCATGAACTACCTGCTGCACTATCTCGAAGGGCGTGGCCCCACCAGCCTGAAGATTGCTGCGCTGCTCAGCAAACCAAGCCGCCGCAAGGTGGAAATCCCGGTGGAGTACCTCGGCTTTACCATCCCTGACGCTTTTGTATACGGCTACGGGCTGGACCGGGCCCAGTTCGACCGCAACCTGCCGTTTATCACCAGCCAGGAGTAA